A stretch of Ipomoea triloba cultivar NCNSP0323 chromosome 13, ASM357664v1 DNA encodes these proteins:
- the LOC116001019 gene encoding serine/threonine-protein kinase RIO1-like: protein MPGSVIETEHEAINKFEYLEEEVNEEEEESWSSSDEEIGGALDYLDARDGSEGGIGGGGGGGFTLQSSGRRPNAYGGIHSRPNNSSLQPLSNRTQKFANRIKASPLEEWEGRINFGMSNSVTTEIRESVREMAIGKTKTTDKADRATVEQAIDPRTRMVLFKMLNRGVFHDINGCISTGKEANVYHASKSDGEELAIKVYKTSVLVFKDRDRYVQGDYRFRYGYCKHNPRKMVKTWAEKEMRNLMRLKAAGIRCPTPLLLRLHVLVMEFIGRGGWAAPRLKDAGLPLDKLREGYVEIIMAMRKLHQKCKLVHGDLSEYNILYLEGHLYIIDVSQAVDLDHPHALDFLREDCVHVSDFFRKHGVGVMTIRELFDFIVDPTIDDDSVDTYLEEVQQKILARGEVSAEDEIADSVFIQSFIPKTLDTVKNAEADVQRIVSGEDTGDLYYKTITGLKQVLSTAEKREAPDAAAAEQNKLLENNSETESDETESSSSSGGSSDSEEESSSDKPTSLERKAARKENKKKVKEEKREARKHKVPKAVKKKKKKLAKAKKYR from the exons ATGCCAGGCTCAGTAATAGAAACTGAACATGAAGCCATTAACAAATTCGAGTATTTAGAGGAGGAAGtcaatgaagaagaagaggaatcaTGGTCCTCTTCCGACGAGGAAATCGGCGGCGCCTTGGATTACTTGGATGCTAGGGATGGTTCGGAAGGCGGCATTGGcggcggtggtggtggaggttTCACTCTGCAATCAAGTGGTAGACGACCCAATGCTTACGGAGGGATTCACTCTCGACCCAACAATTCATCCCTTCAACCCCTCTCCAATCGCACCCAGAAGTTTGCTAATCGCATCAAAGCTTCCCCTTTGGAG GAATGGGAAGGAAGGATCAATTTTGGCATGTCAAACTCCGTAACAACTGAAATTCGTGAAAGTGTTCGTGAGATGGCCATTGGTAAAACTAAAACCACTGACAAAGCAGACCGTGCAACTGTTGAACAG gCAATTGACCCAAGAACTCGCATGGTTTTGTTTAAAATGCTGAACCGTGGTGTGTTTCATGATATCAATGGTTGCATTTCAACTGGTAAAGAG GCCAATGTTTACCATGCTTCAAAATCTGATGGGGAGGAACTTGCAATCAAAGTTTACAAGACTTCAGTCCTTGTATTTAA GGATAGAGATCGTTATGTTCAGGGTGACTATCGGTTCAGATATGGATATTGCAAGCATAACCCCCGGAAAATGGTTAAGACATGGGCTGAGAAAGAAATGAGGAATCTAATGAG GCTTAAGGCAGCTGGAATAAGGTGCCCAACTCCACTTCTTTTGAGGTTGCATGTTCTGGTTATGGAATTCATAG GCAGAGGAGGTTGGGCAGCACCTAGACTTAAGGATGCCGGTTTACCTCTTGACAAGTTGCGTGAAGGTTATGTGGAG ATAATTATGGCAATGCGAAAACTGCATCAGAAATGCAAGTTGGTGCACGGTGACCTAAGTGAGTATAACATACTCTATCTTGAG GGTCACTTGTATATCATCGATGTTTCACAAGCAGTTGATCTTGACCATCCCCATGCGCTTGATTTTTTAAGGGAAGATTGTGTTCATGTGTCT GATTTCTTCAGAAAGCATGGAGTAGGTGTCATGACAATTAGAGAATTGTTTGATTTTATTGTTGATCCTACCATTGATGATGATTCGGTGGATACTTATTTGGAAGAG GTTCAACAAAAGATTTTGGCTAGAGGTGAAGTGAGCGCAGAGGATGAAATTGCTGACTCCGTATTCATTCAg TCATTTATTCCAAAAACGCTAGATACTGTGAAAAACGCTGAGGCAGATGTGCAACGTATTGTTAGTGGCGAGGACACTGGAGATCTGTACTACAAAACCATAACAGGGCTGAAGCAAGTGCTCTCTACAGCAGAAAAGAGAGAGGCTCCCGATGCAGCAGCAGCTGAGCAGAACAAATTATTGGAGAATAATTCGGAGACTGAAAGCGATGAAACTGagagtagtagtagtagtggtgGTTCTAGTGATTCTGAGGAAGAAAGCAGCAGCGACAAACCTACATCATTGGAAAGAAAAGCTGCCAGGAAGGAGAACAAGAAGAAGGTTAAGGAAGAGAAGAGGGAAGCTCGTAAACATAAAGTGCCAAAAGCtgtgaagaagaaaaagaaaaagttggcTAAGGCCAAGAAGTATCGCTAG
- the LOC116001188 gene encoding serine/threonine-protein kinase RIO1-like has protein sequence MSKLGRVQGVGMTGRGGWAAPRLKDAGLPLDKLREGYVEIIMAMRKLHQKCKLVHGDLSEYNILYLEGHLYIIDVSQAVDLDHPHALDFLREDCVHVSDFFRKHGVGVMTIRELFDFIVDPTIDDDSVDTYLEEVQQKILARGEVSAEDEIADSVFIQSFIPKTLDTVKNAEADVQRIVSGEDTGDLYYKTITGLKQVLSTAEKREAPDAAAAEQNKLLENNSETESDETESSSSSGGSSDSEEESSSDKPTSLERKAARKENKKKVKEEKREARKHKVPKAVKKKKKKLAKAKKYR, from the exons ATGTCAAAGCTGGGGAGAGTTCAAGGAGTTGGAATGACAG GCAGAGGAGGTTGGGCAGCACCTAGACTTAAGGATGCCGGTTTACCTCTTGACAAGTTGCGTGAAGGTTATGTGGAG ATAATTATGGCAATGCGAAAACTGCATCAGAAATGCAAGTTGGTGCACGGTGACCTAAGTGAGTATAACATACTCTATCTTGAG GGTCACTTGTATATCATCGATGTTTCACAAGCAGTTGATCTTGACCATCCCCATGCGCTTGATTTTTTAAGGGAAGATTGTGTTCATGTGTCT GATTTCTTCAGAAAGCATGGAGTAGGTGTCATGACAATTAGAGAATTGTTTGATTTTATTGTTGATCCTACCATTGATGATGATTCGGTGGATACTTATTTGGAAGAG GTTCAACAAAAGATTTTGGCTAGAGGTGAAGTGAGCGCAGAGGATGAAATTGCTGACTCCGTATTCATTCAg TCATTTATTCCAAAAACGCTAGATACTGTGAAAAACGCTGAGGCAGATGTGCAACGTATTGTTAGTGGCGAGGACACTGGAGATCTGTACTACAAAACCATAACAGGGCTGAAGCAAGTGCTCTCTACAGCAGAAAAGAGAGAGGCTCCCGATGCAGCAGCAGCTGAGCAGAACAAATTATTGGAGAATAATTCGGAGACTGAAAGCGATGAAACTGagagtagtagtagtagtggtgGTTCTAGTGATTCTGAGGAAGAAAGCAGCAGCGACAAACCTACATCATTGGAAAGAAAAGCTGCCAGGAAGGAGAACAAGAAGAAGGTTAAGGAAGAGAAGAGGGAAGCTCGTAAACATAAAGTGCCAAAAGCtgtgaagaagaaaaagaaaaagttggcTAAGGCCAAGAAGTATCGCTAG